GAGCGGGTTATCCGGTAGTAGGAAGCTCTTACCGACGGGTCCCGTGATGAGCATCTCATCGCCGGGCTTGGCATCACAGATATAATTTGAATCCACGCCCAAAACCAATTCGCCTGTTTCCGTATCCTCTGCGATTTCCCGTTTGACACACAGCGATACGGTCTCTCCCTTCCAATCATCGCCCCAGCAGGCAGAAGTGATTGAATACAACCGAATCTTATCGTTCAGTGCCTCATGTGCATAATTGAACTCCGCGTCATTGAAGCGTCCAGTCGGCACCACGCCGATACTCTGACCGATGCGATATTTCCCCACCATTTCGCTCCCTTTCAGATTCAGCACGACATGCCAGCCGTAATTCGGACTGGAACTATCCGTGATCCGATACTTACTCACGACCTCCGCCGGAAAGGGATTTTTTGGCGTGTAAATATTTACCGCTGTTTCTGGAATTGGCATAAGCGGTGAAGCAGCAGGTTTTTCTAAGAAAGACGTTATCACGGTCCGCCTCCCGTCTATATATTGATGGATACTCTGAGCATGGATTGGTGTTATTTTTTTTCGGATATAAGCGCTTAGTCGGCGTAATAATTTAACGCTGTTTTGCACATTATAGCACTGACCCAATCTGCTGTCAATACAATTTCCGTAACCCTCGCGACTTTGAAAGAGTGTTGACATTTGCACACAATCCTCATATACTAAGCGGATTGCTTTTGATTATAATGCTTTCAGAGTTACGAGAGTTTACAACACCAACAATTTATATTCGCGCTGATTCGTGAAGGAAAATAAGCATCCGCGAATCACACGAATCCACACAAATAAAGATTGAAGGCTTTAATCAATGACTAATTGACACCAGTTGTTCGCTTTGAGGAGAAGCACAGGAAATGCCAAAACTGCTTCACAAAAACGAAGTGTATACTATCATTGGTGCTGCGATGGAAGTGTATAATGTGCTAGGTCCCGGCTTTCTCGAATCGGTGTATCAAGAAGCATTGGAAATCGAACTGTCTACGCGAGGGATTTCCTTTGAATCACCACAAGAATTGAACATTAGATATAAGGAATACCAACTCAAGCAGCAGTATAAGCCAGACTTTGTTGTTTATGAAAAAATCATCGTCGAAATCAAAGCCCTTAATCATCTGACTTCGCACGAACAAGCACAGCTACTCAATTATCTCAAAGCAACCGGATTGCCAGTCGGTGTTCTCATCAACTTTGGTGCGGAGAAGGATCTGGAATGGAAACGGATGGTCTGGAGCCGGTAGGCATTTGATTAAATCCTATAAACATTCGTGTTGATTCGTGGACAAAAATAAGCACCCGCGAATCCACGCAAATAAGAGTCAAGAGTTTTAATGAATAGTTAATCGACATCGGATGTTCGCTCTCAGGACTAGCTTGGAGGCAGTAGGCATCTGATTAAATCTTATAGAGATTCGTGTTGATTCGTGGACAAAAATAAGCACCCGTGAATCACGCAAATCCACGCGAATAAGAACCAAAGTTTTATTGGAGTATAGCATGGCATCTGTAGATGAACTGATCGATGCAATTGACAATGGAGACGAACGAACTGCACAAGAACTTATCGAACAACAACCCGCACTCGCCATCGGCGAATCACTCAGAGAAGGTATCCTCCGAAGTGCAACACCACTGCACTGGGCATCCCACCGAAATATGACGAACCTGTGTGAGCGACTCATTCAATCCGGGGCAGACACGAACGCGCGCCGCGCTCAGTGGTGGCGAACACCGCTCGCTTGGGCCGCGGACGCAGGCTGCACCGAAGCCGTCGAATTGCTCCTTAAAGATGGGGCAGATGTCAACGGCGATGCGTTCGGTATGACAACAGCACTCCACGCTGCAGCTCAAGGCGGCTCAACCAGCGGCAAAGAAGACTCGGAGGCCTATCGTAGGACTGCTCTGCTGCTAATCACACACGGGGCAGATATTAACCGCCGGGCAACGGGGGATCGCGATCAAACCGCGTTGGACGACGCCATTCGGAAAGGCAATGAAGCCGTTATCGAGGTGCTTGTCGAACATGGCGGGAAAACGACCGCAGAACTACGATTGGCAAACCAATGAACCAACTTACGCATCACATTTCACGCATGAACCAATTACGTTTCACGCATCGCGCATCAGAAAAAGGATAACTACATGTCCCCTTCCATCTTGAGTTTTCCTAACAAAATCATCTTCGGCGTCGGGACAATTAACACACTCGCCGAACAACTCTCGCCGTTCTCGCCCCAGAAAGTGTTGGTGGTAACGGATAAGGGGATTCGCCAAGTAGGATTAGCAGATGAAGTCACGCAGCGACTTGAGGCAGCACGAATCGACTACGCAATCTACGACGGCGTCCACGGCAATCCAGTCGAAGCCGATGTGTTCGATGGCGTGGAGGTTTTCCAAAAGGAAGGCTGTGACTTCGTAATTGGCATGGGCGGTGGGAGTCCGCTAGATGTCGCCAAGCTCATCTGCTTGAAGGCAACCCACCCCCTACCGTTAGCGGAATACGAAGTCCTCAACGGAGGATTGGAGAAAATCTCGTCCGACCTACCGTCGATGCTCGCCATTCCAACCGCTGCGGGAACCGGGAGTGAAGTTGGGCGCGGCGCGGTTGTTACTATAAAATCGCTGGACCGCAAGGCGTTGGTATTTAGTCCTCACCTGCTGCCCAAAACCGCAATCGTAGATCCGGAATTGACCGTTGGATTGCCCAAGACCTTGACCGCTGCGACTGGGATGGACGCACTCACCCACAATCTTGAATCCTACCTCTCAACCGTCTATCACCCGATCTGCGACGGGATCGCCATTGCCGGGGTAAAACTGGTTGCCCAAAATCTGCGTCGCGCCGTTGACAATGGCAGCGATCTCGAAGCCCGGGGTGCGATGATGATGGCGGCGATGATGGGTGCCATCGCGTTTCAAAAAGAACTGGGCGTCACCCATTCACTGGCACACCCGCTTTCGACCGTCACCGACCTACATCACGGACTGGCAAACGCGATTCTCCTGCCATACACAATGACGTTTAACAAAGATGCTGCAACGGATCAACTAAGGGACATCGCTGCGGCATTTGGCGTGAATATCCACGCGCTATCACCGGAGAAAGCCGCGCAAGCCGCAATAGATCAGGTCGCGCAGCTGTGCAAAGATATCGGCATTCCGTCACACTTGCGCGAGGTCAATGTGAAGGCAGAGATGATTCCTCATCTCGCCCAGCAGGCAATGGTGGATCAGTGCCACCTGACCAATCCCCGCCCCTGCACCGGACAAGACATGATCAACCTGTATCAACAGGCGCTCTAATCCGTTACGTTTTACATGTCAGCATAGATTCTGTTGACATTTATTTGAGGCGCGTCCGTCATTCGCCAATCAGAACCTAATCGTAGGGGCGAGGTTGCCTCGCCCAACGGGTTGGGAAACCCAACCCCTATAGGTTGGTGCTAACCGTTCAATCCAACTTACATTACTCCTTTTTTATTCGAGAAGATTGGCAGAGATTCGCGGAGTTTTTTTTACGTTTCACGCATCACATTTCACGCTTAAAAATATGCGATTTCACCTCACCCTTTTCTCAATTCTCCTCATCCTCCTAAGTGCCGGCGAATTAGTAGCTCGGACAAATCTTTCTATCATCAGCCCAACCACCGATTTCACAACAAACAATCAAACAGTAGAAATCAAGGGAATCGTTGAGTCCTCAGTCGCAGGGGAAGTTATCGTTTCGACCAACACGCCCGGCGGCGTCCTAGATCTCAGGCAACTGACCCACTCAATTTATGGGGTCGTCGTAGATCTCGGAAGCGCGCAGGAACTCAAGGGAATGCTGATCCGACATGTGGTTGATCGGGGGTTTCCGCGCGGTCCCCGATTGGCACGTCTTGCGTTCTCGCAAGCCGGAGCCAACCTCTCCGCAGCTCAGCCCTTCAACATCCCATCGGGCATAGATCCCAATTTCCATGGCACGGTGGTTGACTTTCCATCAGCAATCTCCGCACAATTCGTCCAAATCGAGATGCTCGAAGGATGGCAGATTGAGCCAATCGCGATTGAGTCAATCCAGTTCTTAGACACGAACGATCGAGTTATACAGGGGCAGATCCAGTCCATCGCAATTCGGCTGCTCCTAACAGATGTCTGCCCCCCAAATCTGACTGGCCCCTACTGTGCAAGTTTTTCTATAAAGGTGATGCTAGAAGCCGGCGTAAACCGACTTTCGGTAACTGCTAGGGAACTAGCACCATCGGATCCGGATTCACTGAACGCCGTGGACCGAGAAATGATTTCCCTCTCTTATCTTCCGGAGTTAAAGCCCGAAGCAGCTGAAGGCGGGGTTTTCACCTTGAGCGATGGAGACCGAGCAACCGTTGTTATTCCGGCGCTGGCTTTTGACGAACACATCACGAAACTACAATTTTTTTCAGTGCCACCGGAAACGGTTGATCCATTCACCTATCGCGGAAACAGTCGCATTGTTAAAGGAACAGCGCCGGTGGTTGTGTACCGCTTTGAAGCACTTCGTCAAGGTGTGTTTGCTGCTGAAGCGACAAGTGCACTGCATGATCAACCACCCACTTTCGCTGTGGATGGCATCTTGGATCCACCGTCTACGTGGGTTGCAGGGCTTGTGCCGCTGCCTGTCATCCTGAC
This is a stretch of genomic DNA from Candidatus Poribacteria bacterium. It encodes these proteins:
- a CDS encoding ankyrin repeat domain-containing protein, which gives rise to MASVDELIDAIDNGDERTAQELIEQQPALAIGESLREGILRSATPLHWASHRNMTNLCERLIQSGADTNARRAQWWRTPLAWAADAGCTEAVELLLKDGADVNGDAFGMTTALHAAAQGGSTSGKEDSEAYRRTALLLITHGADINRRATGDRDQTALDDAIRKGNEAVIEVLVEHGGKTTAELRLANQ
- a CDS encoding GxxExxY protein codes for the protein MPKLLHKNEVYTIIGAAMEVYNVLGPGFLESVYQEALEIELSTRGISFESPQELNIRYKEYQLKQQYKPDFVVYEKIIVEIKALNHLTSHEQAQLLNYLKATGLPVGVLINFGAEKDLEWKRMVWSR
- a CDS encoding iron-containing alcohol dehydrogenase; protein product: MSPSILSFPNKIIFGVGTINTLAEQLSPFSPQKVLVVTDKGIRQVGLADEVTQRLEAARIDYAIYDGVHGNPVEADVFDGVEVFQKEGCDFVIGMGGGSPLDVAKLICLKATHPLPLAEYEVLNGGLEKISSDLPSMLAIPTAAGTGSEVGRGAVVTIKSLDRKALVFSPHLLPKTAIVDPELTVGLPKTLTAATGMDALTHNLESYLSTVYHPICDGIAIAGVKLVAQNLRRAVDNGSDLEARGAMMMAAMMGAIAFQKELGVTHSLAHPLSTVTDLHHGLANAILLPYTMTFNKDAATDQLRDIAAAFGVNIHALSPEKAAQAAIDQVAQLCKDIGIPSHLREVNVKAEMIPHLAQQAMVDQCHLTNPRPCTGQDMINLYQQAL
- a CDS encoding discoidin domain-containing protein, with protein sequence MAEIRGVFFTFHASHFTLKNMRFHLTLFSILLILLSAGELVARTNLSIISPTTDFTTNNQTVEIKGIVESSVAGEVIVSTNTPGGVLDLRQLTHSIYGVVVDLGSAQELKGMLIRHVVDRGFPRGPRLARLAFSQAGANLSAAQPFNIPSGIDPNFHGTVVDFPSAISAQFVQIEMLEGWQIEPIAIESIQFLDTNDRVIQGQIQSIAIRLLLTDVCPPNLTGPYCASFSIKVMLEAGVNRLSVTARELAPSDPDSLNAVDREMISLSYLPELKPEAAEGGVFTLSDGDRATVVIPALAFDEHITKLQFFSVPPETVDPFTYRGNSRIVKGTAPVVVYRFEALRQGVFAAEATSALHDQPPTFAVDGILDPPSTWVAGLVPLPVILTIDLEVQRTVSRIVVHANVEGETSFGPQRATLLTSNNNENFTDVLEVTAFDDQVTTIELPTRPSARYFRLEITESKQANNLQLNEVEFFNILGAKIVSFDSLEYLILERPALLELAYRPSDLTVANIRRESDLKIFAWDASAQEWQLVGGEIDLNRRVVRMELNFISEVALFQAVPSQIQAAWSFNPFSPDGNGIADRTRLTIVSHNTSHIGGTEPVVEIFDLHNKLIRTLVNQTVMSSNTMSVEWDGRNEAGEIVNIGPYIYQIRLTNGDQVEVRNGVIVVGK